Proteins from a single region of Chloroherpeton thalassium ATCC 35110:
- a CDS encoding Eco57I restriction-modification methylase domain-containing protein: MSKVRNFGQVFTPREVVQKMLALRKNLGTVLEPSCGDGAFSSQMENCTAIEIDAEHCPDGALHLDFFDYPTHHLFETVIGNPPYVRYQDIPKDTKSKLDTRLFDERSNLYLFFIEKCLRHLKPHGELIFITPRDFLKATASLKLNRLLYEQGSFTDFIELGDSRVFPGYSPNCIIWRFEKGNFSRQTRVRKSPDAEPETLNFECANGQILFTKTHYPVHFRDIFFVKVGAVSGLDRVFTSEEHGNLDFVCSTTYRTGQTRRMIFNERLAYLEQFKSELCARRIKSFDETNWWTWGRSHYISTRPRIYVNCKTRNPRPFFLHESIHYDGSVLAIFPENDAWPLAELCDRLNAVDWAELGFICDGRFLFSQKSLENSLLPESFLPFSREGRLAV, translated from the coding sequence ATGTCTAAAGTTCGAAATTTTGGGCAGGTTTTTACGCCGCGCGAGGTGGTTCAAAAAATGCTTGCGCTTCGGAAAAATCTCGGCACCGTGCTTGAACCCTCATGCGGCGACGGCGCATTTTCAAGCCAAATGGAAAATTGCACGGCCATTGAAATCGATGCCGAGCATTGCCCCGACGGCGCACTTCATCTCGATTTTTTTGATTATCCCACGCATCATTTGTTCGAGACTGTCATCGGCAACCCGCCTTATGTCCGCTATCAGGACATTCCCAAAGACACAAAATCCAAGCTGGACACACGGCTTTTTGACGAGCGCAGCAATCTTTATTTATTCTTCATTGAAAAATGCCTGCGCCATCTGAAACCGCACGGCGAACTGATTTTCATCACGCCGCGCGATTTTCTCAAGGCGACCGCAAGCCTGAAGCTCAACCGGTTGCTTTATGAACAAGGCTCTTTCACCGATTTCATCGAGCTGGGCGACAGCCGCGTGTTTCCGGGCTACAGTCCGAACTGCATCATTTGGCGGTTTGAAAAAGGAAATTTTTCTCGCCAAACGCGCGTCCGCAAATCGCCCGACGCCGAGCCGGAAACGCTCAATTTTGAATGCGCAAACGGACAGATTTTATTTACCAAAACGCATTATCCGGTGCATTTTCGAGATATATTTTTTGTGAAAGTCGGCGCGGTGAGCGGTCTTGACCGCGTTTTTACAAGCGAGGAACACGGCAATTTGGATTTCGTTTGCTCAACGACTTATCGCACAGGGCAAACGCGGCGCATGATTTTCAACGAGCGATTGGCGTATCTGGAGCAATTCAAATCCGAACTTTGCGCCCGCCGCATTAAATCGTTTGACGAAACCAACTGGTGGACTTGGGGGCGCTCGCACTACATTTCAACCCGTCCGCGCATTTATGTCAATTGCAAAACGCGCAACCCGCGCCCGTTTTTTCTCCATGAATCGATTCATTACGACGGTTCGGTGCTGGCCATTTTTCCCGAAAACGACGCTTGGCCGCTCGCCGAACTTTGCGACCGCTTAAACGCCGTCGATTGGGCGGAACTTGGCTTCATTTGCGACGGCAGATTTCTTTTTTCCCAAAAAAGCTTGGAAAACAGCCTTTTGCCCGAGTCGTTTTTGCCGTTCTCGCGCGAAGGCCGCTTGGCGGTTTGA
- a CDS encoding helix-turn-helix domain-containing protein: MHFKNISDLFEYEGLPVPENPLLGMIQFNRCSETLKNKEVSYGFYTICLQKIESGEFWYGKTKYDSDKGFMYFLKPNQKLTIHDVVIKENGFTLFLHEDYLMGYPLYSELKKYNYFDYEINEALHLSPREKEIMWSLFHKMDAEYTNNPDEFSKSIILSHLDSMLKYALRFYKRQFIDRKPLSGVTVTKFTEQLNSYFETGKGAQKGLPTVNYMATQLNLSSKYMSDLLKQETGKTALELIHLHVISEAKNLLVSGEQSIAEIAYKLGFDNPPYFSRLFKKETGMSPKEFKTQIMN; encoded by the coding sequence ATGCATTTTAAAAATATTAGCGATTTGTTTGAATATGAAGGGCTTCCGGTGCCGGAAAATCCACTGTTGGGCATGATACAATTTAACCGTTGTAGCGAGACCTTAAAAAATAAGGAAGTCTCTTACGGATTTTATACGATTTGCTTACAAAAGATCGAAAGCGGCGAATTTTGGTATGGAAAAACAAAGTATGATAGCGATAAAGGATTTATGTATTTTTTAAAACCGAATCAAAAATTAACCATTCATGATGTTGTTATAAAAGAAAATGGCTTTACACTTTTCTTACATGAAGATTATTTAATGGGGTATCCGTTATATTCGGAACTTAAAAAATATAATTACTTTGATTATGAAATAAATGAAGCCCTTCATTTATCGCCGAGAGAAAAAGAAATCATGTGGTCGCTCTTCCATAAAATGGACGCCGAATATACAAACAACCCCGATGAGTTCAGCAAATCGATTATTCTTTCACATCTTGATTCGATGTTGAAATATGCCCTGCGGTTTTATAAACGCCAGTTTATCGACCGCAAGCCCTTATCGGGCGTGACCGTGACGAAATTCACCGAGCAGCTAAACAGCTATTTTGAAACGGGGAAGGGCGCACAAAAAGGCCTGCCGACGGTGAATTATATGGCCACTCAGCTTAATCTGTCGTCAAAATACATGAGCGATTTATTAAAGCAGGAAACTGGCAAAACGGCGTTAGAATTGATTCATTTGCATGTCATTTCCGAAGCAAAAAATCTGTTGGTGTCCGGCGAGCAAAGCATCGCGGAGATTGCGTACAAGCTGGGTTTTGATAATCCGCCCTACTTTTCCCGCTTGTTCAAAAAGGAAACGGGCATGAGTCCGAAAGAATTTAAAACTCAAATTATGAATTAA
- a CDS encoding SDR family oxidoreductase has product MNNNIEGKVIVITGASSGFGKVAAEYLSERGAKVVLVARRAERIEKLAEEIQEKGGQALAVTTDVTDASQVQKLVDAAVEAFGRIDVMINNAGLMQQSPLEINKMDEWDNMIDVNIKGVLYGIAAVLPQMKKQKSGHIINVSSVAGHKVIPGGTVYCATKHAVRAISEGLRMEIKQYNLRTTTISPGAVDTELPNHITHEASAQGIQGFYKQFAISADSFARAVAFAISQPEDMDVNEILYRPTAQEV; this is encoded by the coding sequence ATGAATAATAATATCGAAGGAAAAGTAATTGTCATTACTGGCGCAAGTAGCGGATTTGGAAAAGTTGCAGCAGAATATCTTTCGGAGAGAGGGGCAAAAGTCGTCTTAGTGGCAAGACGCGCCGAAAGAATTGAAAAACTTGCCGAAGAAATTCAAGAAAAAGGCGGCCAAGCCTTGGCGGTCACGACCGATGTAACGGATGCAAGCCAAGTTCAGAAACTTGTTGATGCCGCCGTCGAAGCGTTTGGACGGATTGATGTCATGATTAACAATGCTGGACTCATGCAGCAGTCGCCGCTGGAAATCAATAAAATGGATGAGTGGGATAACATGATAGACGTCAACATCAAAGGCGTGCTATATGGGATCGCCGCCGTTTTGCCTCAAATGAAAAAGCAGAAATCTGGGCATATTATTAATGTCTCCTCCGTTGCTGGGCATAAAGTCATTCCCGGCGGCACGGTGTATTGCGCGACAAAACACGCCGTAAGAGCGATTTCGGAAGGCCTGCGCATGGAAATAAAACAGTACAATTTGCGCACCACCACCATTTCTCCCGGCGCGGTCGATACCGAGCTGCCGAATCATATCACGCATGAAGCCTCCGCTCAGGGCATTCAGGGATTTTATAAACAATTCGCGATTTCTGCCGACTCGTTTGCGCGTGCTGTGGCTTTCGCCATCAGTCAGCCGGAAGATATGGATGTCAATGAAATTCTTTATCGCCCGACAGCCCAAGAGGTCTAA
- a CDS encoding PorV/PorQ family protein → MPFSTQASAGLDFLKIVPSAREQALAGVGVASSSGAAATYFNPALMQNRGISGALFSQNFWFMDTYASYAATNFNGEKSAVGISLYWLSVRDIPVRSSPTAEPDGYFNSQNAAISLSYSRKMSERLTLSLTGKMLYEKIYINDATGFAGDISAAWRLPESPLSFGAALQNMGSMGKLLSESSELPTSFRLGAAYAFLLDGKGKENTLLLELNHVSVFSDDSYQALGVEYAFREFLWMRLGYLLGNDSRSVSFGFGVKYENFLFDYAYVPFTNELGSANVLTLQFLY, encoded by the coding sequence ATGCCGTTTTCCACTCAGGCAAGCGCAGGCTTGGATTTTTTGAAAATCGTGCCATCGGCGCGTGAGCAAGCTTTGGCGGGCGTCGGTGTGGCGTCCAGTTCTGGCGCAGCGGCCACATATTTCAATCCAGCGCTTATGCAAAATCGGGGCATTTCCGGCGCGCTCTTTTCCCAAAATTTTTGGTTCATGGACACTTACGCCTCCTATGCGGCAACAAATTTCAACGGTGAAAAAAGTGCCGTTGGCATTTCGCTTTACTGGCTTTCTGTTCGCGATATTCCGGTTCGCAGCAGTCCTACCGCCGAGCCGGATGGCTATTTCAACTCCCAAAATGCGGCCATCAGCCTTTCCTACTCGCGCAAAATGAGCGAGCGTTTAACGCTTTCGCTGACCGGAAAAATGCTCTATGAAAAAATTTACATCAACGATGCAACCGGATTCGCTGGTGATATTTCGGCAGCATGGCGTTTGCCCGAAAGTCCGCTTTCTTTTGGCGCCGCGCTTCAAAACATGGGATCGATGGGAAAACTGCTTTCTGAATCCTCGGAGCTGCCAACCTCGTTCCGGCTTGGCGCCGCCTATGCGTTTTTGCTCGATGGAAAAGGAAAGGAAAACACGCTTTTGCTTGAATTAAATCACGTGTCCGTTTTTTCGGATGATTCCTATCAAGCGCTCGGGGTGGAGTATGCGTTTCGTGAGTTTCTTTGGATGAGGCTCGGCTATTTGCTCGGAAATGACTCGCGCAGCGTGTCGTTTGGCTTCGGCGTCAAATATGAAAATTTCCTTTTTGACTACGCATATGTGCCATTTACGAACGAACTTGGTTCGGCAAATGTGCTCACGCTGCAATTTTTGTATTGA
- a CDS encoding rhomboid family intramembrane serine protease, with amino-acid sequence MGYYDDEYRPGGFAIIPPAIKTIILVNVGVFLLQFMTPFGGFLTGLGALWPIDSGNFEVWQPLTYMFLHGGFTHILFNMFALWIFGAEIENYWGTRHFTTYYFVCGVGAALINLIASIGAGGPTVGASGAVFGVLLAFGMMFPNRYIFLYFLFPIKAKYFVAGYAIIEFFSTFNINSPVAHFAHLGGMLVGYVYIKIMQGEWPLQDWLDKIFPMKDSSPNQPSSREREEKIDVILDKISRSGYESLSSEEKRILLEASKDNKKK; translated from the coding sequence ATGGGTTATTATGACGATGAGTATCGCCCCGGCGGTTTTGCCATCATTCCACCGGCGATAAAGACCATTATTTTGGTCAATGTCGGGGTTTTCTTGTTGCAATTCATGACGCCGTTTGGTGGATTCTTGACAGGACTTGGAGCGCTTTGGCCAATTGATTCCGGTAATTTTGAGGTTTGGCAGCCGCTGACGTATATGTTTTTGCACGGCGGCTTTACGCACATCTTGTTTAATATGTTTGCCTTATGGATTTTCGGTGCTGAAATTGAAAACTATTGGGGTACGCGTCATTTCACAACTTACTACTTTGTTTGTGGCGTCGGTGCGGCATTGATTAACCTGATTGCGTCCATAGGCGCGGGCGGTCCTACGGTTGGCGCATCGGGTGCTGTGTTTGGTGTGTTGTTGGCGTTCGGCATGATGTTTCCGAATCGCTACATTTTCCTGTATTTCCTTTTCCCAATTAAAGCGAAGTATTTTGTAGCGGGCTACGCCATTATTGAGTTTTTCAGCACGTTCAACATCAATAGCCCAGTTGCGCATTTTGCACATCTTGGGGGCATGTTGGTTGGCTATGTGTATATAAAAATTATGCAAGGCGAGTGGCCGCTTCAAGACTGGTTAGACAAAATTTTTCCGATGAAGGACAGCTCGCCGAATCAGCCCTCGAGCCGCGAGCGCGAGGAAAAAATCGACGTTATTTTGGACAAAATTTCGCGCAGTGGCTATGAATCGCTGAGCAGTGAGGAAAAGCGCATTCTCTTAGAAGCCAGCAAAGACAACAAAAAGAAATAA
- a CDS encoding phosphoglycerate kinase: MKKKTVDDVSFAGKRVLMRVDFNVPLKDGAVTDDIRIRGALPSIQKVLSDGGCVILMSHLGRPKGKPVAEMSLKPAADRLAELLGKPVQMAPDCIGDEVKNMAAAMKAGDVLMLENLRFHKEEEANDPEFAKSLASLGEVFVNDAFGTAHRAHASTEGVTNYVAESVAGYLIGKELTYLGEATANPVRPFVAILGGAKISGKIDVLENLLGKVDTVLVGGAMVFTFFKAQGYNIGKSLVEDDKLELAKSILEKAKTSGVKFLLPTDVVLADKFDQDANTKIATIDSIEDDWMGLDIGPETANCFREEVVNAKTVIWNGPMGVFEMEKFAKGTMAVAQALADATKQGAITVIGGGDSAAAIAVAGLEDSVTHVSTGGGASLEFLEGKELPGIAALSNA; this comes from the coding sequence ATGAAGAAAAAAACCGTTGATGACGTCTCCTTTGCTGGAAAACGCGTGCTGATGCGCGTTGATTTTAATGTGCCGCTTAAAGACGGCGCAGTCACCGACGATATTCGCATTCGTGGTGCACTTCCATCTATTCAGAAAGTGCTGAGCGATGGTGGATGTGTAATTCTCATGTCGCACCTTGGCCGTCCAAAGGGCAAACCGGTTGCTGAAATGTCGTTGAAGCCTGCTGCTGATCGGCTGGCTGAATTGCTTGGAAAACCGGTTCAAATGGCGCCGGATTGCATTGGTGATGAAGTCAAGAACATGGCTGCAGCCATGAAAGCCGGTGACGTGCTCATGCTGGAAAATCTTCGTTTCCACAAAGAAGAAGAAGCAAACGATCCTGAGTTTGCCAAAAGCTTGGCATCGCTTGGTGAGGTGTTTGTCAACGATGCGTTTGGAACAGCACACCGCGCTCATGCGTCTACGGAAGGCGTTACAAACTATGTGGCCGAATCGGTTGCTGGATATTTGATTGGAAAAGAATTGACGTATTTGGGAGAAGCCACCGCCAATCCGGTTCGTCCGTTTGTCGCGATTTTGGGTGGCGCAAAGATTTCTGGCAAAATTGATGTGCTCGAAAACCTGCTCGGAAAAGTAGACACGGTGCTGGTTGGCGGCGCAATGGTTTTCACCTTCTTTAAAGCACAAGGCTACAATATTGGAAAATCGTTGGTTGAAGACGATAAGTTGGAGCTGGCAAAATCGATTTTGGAAAAAGCGAAAACTTCAGGTGTGAAGTTCTTGTTGCCAACCGATGTGGTTTTGGCCGACAAATTCGATCAGGATGCCAATACCAAAATTGCAACCATCGATAGCATTGAAGACGATTGGATGGGACTTGATATTGGGCCAGAAACGGCCAACTGCTTCCGTGAGGAAGTCGTCAATGCCAAGACCGTTATTTGGAATGGTCCGATGGGCGTATTTGAAATGGAAAAATTTGCAAAAGGCACAATGGCTGTGGCGCAAGCTCTCGCCGATGCAACAAAACAAGGTGCGATTACGGTTATAGGGGGTGGGGACTCCGCGGCTGCCATTGCAGTAGCCGGCCTTGAGGATAGCGTTACGCATGTTTCAACCGGCGGCGGCGCCAGTCTGGAATTCCTTGAAGGAAAAGAACTTCCAGGCATTGCAGCGCTTAGCAACGCTTAA
- a CDS encoding metal-dependent hydrolase, with the protein MSSYKGHLFGGALFFIPLSVVLVLFFDYNTLSKFEFLLQVGILFSITLLFSLWPDVDIKSKGQLIFYRFFVGVDVVLILTQKLQESAFLGLFAMLPLIGRHRGWTHSLWAAFLIPTPFLFLPLFYAGKPLYFGMPYYLAALFGYISHRFMDGLVGKKK; encoded by the coding sequence ATGAGTTCGTACAAAGGGCATCTTTTCGGCGGCGCGCTGTTTTTCATTCCGCTTTCCGTGGTGTTGGTTTTATTTTTTGATTATAACACGCTTTCCAAGTTTGAGTTTTTGCTTCAAGTTGGAATTTTATTTTCCATCACGCTTTTATTTTCGCTTTGGCCAGATGTGGATATAAAAAGTAAAGGCCAGCTGATTTTTTACCGCTTTTTTGTCGGAGTTGATGTGGTGCTAATCCTAACACAAAAACTTCAAGAATCTGCATTTCTCGGGCTTTTTGCCATGCTGCCATTGATTGGCCGACATCGCGGCTGGACACATTCTCTTTGGGCAGCGTTCCTTATTCCAACGCCATTTTTATTTCTTCCGCTCTTCTATGCCGGAAAACCCTTGTATTTTGGAATGCCTTACTACCTCGCTGCGCTTTTTGGCTATATTAGCCATCGTTTTATGGATGGACTTGTCGGAAAGAAAAAGTAG
- a CDS encoding PAS domain S-box protein — protein MAICKITEDGLIQEVSSEFLKTLSYDAHDVLGEPFTKLLAEPFPKKAVQYIQQVFSGGHIWNIKWPLQTKTGQTIELLFRAEIMENGSGQKSALLIFSNLHAPGHHAARSQSSSPNSVSEAQLALLLNHFPGMAYRCANEPEWPMLFASKGCQKLTGYLPEDFVRTKQVFYNDLIHPDDRHYVWEEIQQAIESGKVFKLFYRIRTQTGQEKWVFEQGHAIPGTNYKGTETLMLEGFISDISELKQAESALMQHQAIMNSIFRASSVGVGVSMDDLFYKLNHTFCEMLGYKSEELLGKKMRIIFFSDDDYQGDSGIYQALEANLSVKREVRLKCKDGSALDVYMSISPLNSTDFSKGLAFSVLDISKQKSAAAQLQEQKATLSAIFRSTPTGIGLILNNQFMEVNGRFCEMLGYHQDELIATHPDSPNRLCQEAYDALVSEILDQINEQGIGTCETQFQRKDGSTIHVLLSAAQLDPDDASKGITFSALDITERTQAESKLQVVADEFKAVLNNFPQILYIIDPETYEIIFANKKLIDTVGFNPVGHICYTVIQDYFKPCDLCATSIRSLNEKGQVYTWEYHSKHYDKDYLINEQIIGWPDGRDVRMKIVIDISQQKKAERKIQEQAELLDKAHDAISLRSLDGKILYWNKAAEFIFGWTQEEILGKSDDMIFSKENLYVLQEAVHTVIDTGEWIGEIETQTKHGDNIVIDSHWSLVKDDSGNPDTILTISTDITIKKQIEKQLLRTQRLENIGMLAGGIAHDLNNILSPILLSIQYLKMKVQDPHLSDVLDSVRQSAQRGADMVKQILSFSKGREGKRIPIKMHHLVNELESLIYDTFPKGVTVDLNVPKSLSCISGDPTELQQVLLNLCVNARDAMQEAGVLSIKAEEAFFDASTPNMPPELKTGVYIHLSVSDTGTGIPEHLIDKIFDPFFTTKEAGKGTGLGLFTVHGIVKKHNGFLSVHSKLDHGTTFHLYFPAEKSSLSLAEQVSQLDMDSGNGETILIIEDEAPLRNIMTQILDAHGYKVFVAENGARGIDIFVQHKSQIDVIIVDLVMPVMDGVSTVYALRHITQNLPIIVCSGESTKIELASSLKISGFLMKPFTTEMLLKTISQTLGEHEITED, from the coding sequence ATGGCAATTTGTAAAATCACTGAAGATGGCCTCATACAAGAAGTAAGTAGCGAATTTCTGAAAACCCTATCTTACGATGCTCATGATGTGCTTGGTGAACCTTTCACAAAGCTGCTTGCAGAGCCATTCCCCAAAAAAGCCGTTCAATATATCCAGCAAGTTTTTTCCGGTGGGCACATTTGGAACATAAAATGGCCGCTCCAAACCAAAACAGGCCAAACCATAGAATTACTTTTCCGTGCTGAAATTATGGAAAACGGCTCAGGCCAAAAATCAGCCTTGCTTATTTTCTCGAATTTGCACGCACCCGGCCATCATGCAGCTCGTAGCCAGTCATCATCGCCCAATTCGGTTAGTGAAGCCCAATTGGCTTTGTTGCTCAATCATTTTCCAGGAATGGCATACCGCTGCGCCAATGAACCCGAATGGCCAATGCTTTTTGCCAGCAAAGGCTGCCAAAAGCTGACGGGTTACCTCCCTGAGGATTTTGTAAGAACCAAGCAAGTTTTTTACAACGATCTGATCCATCCTGACGATCGCCACTATGTTTGGGAGGAAATTCAACAAGCCATCGAGTCGGGAAAAGTTTTTAAGCTTTTTTATCGTATTCGCACCCAAACCGGACAGGAAAAATGGGTTTTTGAGCAAGGCCATGCCATTCCAGGCACTAATTATAAAGGCACAGAAACCTTAATGCTTGAAGGATTTATCAGCGATATTTCCGAGCTCAAACAGGCCGAGTCGGCGCTGATGCAGCATCAAGCGATCATGAATAGCATTTTTCGCGCGTCGTCTGTTGGCGTTGGCGTTAGCATGGACGATTTGTTTTATAAGCTGAATCATACTTTTTGCGAAATGCTGGGCTATAAGTCGGAAGAATTGCTCGGAAAAAAAATGCGCATCATTTTCTTTTCCGACGACGACTATCAAGGCGACTCGGGCATTTATCAAGCGCTTGAGGCAAACTTGTCGGTCAAGCGAGAAGTTCGCCTAAAGTGCAAAGACGGCTCCGCCTTAGATGTTTATATGAGCATTTCTCCGCTCAATTCAACAGACTTTTCCAAAGGGCTCGCGTTTTCGGTACTCGATATTTCGAAACAAAAATCCGCAGCCGCGCAACTTCAAGAGCAAAAAGCAACCCTAAGCGCCATTTTCAGAAGCACGCCCACAGGCATCGGCTTGATTCTCAATAACCAATTCATGGAAGTCAATGGCCGATTTTGTGAAATGCTGGGCTACCATCAAGACGAGCTGATCGCCACCCATCCCGATTCGCCTAACCGGCTTTGCCAAGAAGCTTACGATGCGCTCGTTTCCGAAATACTGGATCAAATTAACGAGCAGGGCATCGGCACGTGCGAAACACAATTCCAACGCAAAGATGGCTCAACCATTCATGTGCTGCTCAGCGCCGCGCAACTTGATCCTGACGACGCCTCAAAAGGAATTACCTTTTCTGCACTTGACATCACCGAACGCACTCAAGCCGAATCCAAGCTTCAGGTGGTGGCGGATGAATTCAAGGCCGTGCTGAATAATTTTCCGCAAATCCTTTATATCATCGACCCAGAGACCTACGAAATCATTTTTGCAAATAAAAAATTAATCGACACCGTGGGCTTCAATCCGGTTGGGCATATTTGTTACACCGTCATTCAAGACTACTTTAAGCCGTGCGATCTTTGCGCCACGTCCATCAGAAGCCTAAATGAAAAAGGGCAGGTCTATACTTGGGAATATCATAGCAAGCATTACGATAAAGACTACCTCATTAACGAGCAGATTATTGGCTGGCCGGATGGCCGCGATGTACGCATGAAAATCGTGATCGATATTTCTCAACAGAAAAAAGCTGAACGCAAAATTCAAGAGCAAGCTGAACTGCTCGATAAAGCGCATGATGCCATTAGTTTGCGCAGTTTGGATGGCAAGATTTTGTATTGGAACAAAGCGGCTGAATTCATTTTTGGGTGGACACAAGAAGAAATTCTTGGCAAAAGTGATGACATGATTTTCAGCAAAGAGAATCTTTACGTGCTTCAAGAAGCTGTGCACACCGTGATTGATACGGGCGAATGGATCGGCGAAATTGAAACGCAAACCAAACATGGAGATAACATTGTCATCGATAGCCACTGGTCGCTTGTCAAAGATGATTCTGGCAATCCTGACACCATCTTAACCATCAGCACCGATATTACCATCAAAAAGCAAATCGAAAAACAGCTGCTTCGCACGCAGCGCTTGGAAAATATTGGTATGTTGGCTGGCGGCATCGCACACGACTTGAACAATATTTTGAGCCCGATTTTGCTTTCGATTCAATATCTGAAAATGAAAGTGCAAGACCCGCACCTATCCGACGTGTTGGATTCAGTCCGGCAAAGCGCCCAACGCGGCGCCGATATGGTCAAGCAGATTTTATCGTTCTCCAAAGGGCGCGAAGGCAAGCGAATTCCTATCAAAATGCACCATTTGGTCAATGAACTTGAAAGCTTGATTTATGATACCTTCCCAAAAGGCGTTACCGTGGATCTGAACGTTCCTAAAAGTTTATCCTGCATCAGCGGCGACCCAACCGAACTGCAACAAGTTTTGCTGAACCTTTGCGTAAATGCGCGAGACGCCATGCAAGAGGCCGGCGTTCTTTCCATCAAAGCTGAAGAGGCTTTTTTTGACGCCAGCACGCCAAACATGCCACCCGAGCTGAAAACGGGCGTCTATATTCACTTGAGCGTTTCCGATACGGGAACGGGCATTCCCGAACATTTGATCGACAAAATTTTTGACCCGTTTTTCACCACAAAAGAAGCGGGCAAAGGCACTGGCTTGGGGCTTTTTACCGTTCATGGCATTGTGAAAAAGCACAACGGATTTTTGTCCGTGCATAGCAAATTAGACCACGGCACTACCTTCCATCTTTATTTTCCGGCAGAAAAATCTTCTTTGTCGCTCGCGGAGCAGGTCTCACAACTCGACATGGATTCGGGCAATGGCGAAACGATTCTCATCATTGAAGATGAAGCGCCACTTAGAAACATCATGACTCAAATTCTTGATGCTCATGGCTATAAGGTTTTTGTCGCGGAAAATGGCGCGCGCGGCATCGACATTTTTGTTCAGCACAAAAGCCAAATCGATGTCATTATTGTAGATTTGGTCATGCCCGTGATGGATGGCGTTTCGACCGTTTATGCGCTTCGACACATCACCCAAAACTTGCCGATTATTGTTTGCAGCGGCGAAAGCACAAAAATTGAACTGGCCAGTTCATTGAAAATTTCTGGGTTTTTGATGAAACCCTTTACCACAGAAATGCTGCTGAAAACCATTTCGCAAACGCTGGGCGAACACGAGATTACGGAAGACTAA
- a CDS encoding N-acetylglucosamine kinase, which produces MQLYLDGGGSSLKIFQKKHGDDAPVLISRREGNFNFQSGCRESILIALADACRRFPAEKITIGLAGIIQSEEKLTVYNALRHDAKKELIVMSDLELAFELYFEQQDGMMAILGTGSIFAAKLDDHIIKVGGYGKLLGDSGSGIAIGRKAAREYLKLLDGFFEDDLFQRFMQMTFENRESVIDQIYSKSFPLQSLAPLVLQLAERKSQTACRILKKESRKVANAVQLLISKLPNKKKAATETLWRACGTFKSISHIYPQRTGRAQN; this is translated from the coding sequence ATGCAGCTTTATCTTGACGGCGGCGGCTCGTCGCTGAAAATTTTTCAAAAAAAGCATGGCGATGATGCGCCTGTTTTGATTTCTCGACGCGAAGGCAATTTTAACTTTCAATCGGGTTGCCGCGAGTCTATTTTAATCGCGCTGGCAGACGCCTGCCGCCGATTTCCAGCCGAAAAAATCACAATTGGTCTGGCGGGCATCATTCAATCTGAAGAAAAACTAACGGTTTATAACGCCCTACGCCACGACGCCAAAAAAGAGTTGATCGTGATGAGCGATTTGGAGCTCGCCTTTGAACTTTACTTTGAACAACAAGACGGCATGATGGCCATTTTGGGCACAGGTTCAATTTTCGCGGCAAAACTGGACGACCACATTATCAAAGTTGGCGGCTATGGCAAATTGCTCGGCGACTCAGGCAGCGGCATCGCAATTGGACGAAAAGCAGCTCGCGAATACTTAAAGCTTCTGGATGGCTTTTTTGAAGACGATCTTTTCCAACGCTTTATGCAAATGACGTTCGAAAATCGCGAATCCGTTATCGATCAAATTTATTCAAAATCGTTTCCGCTGCAATCGCTGGCACCATTGGTGCTGCAACTGGCTGAGAGAAAATCCCAAACCGCTTGCCGAATTTTGAAAAAGGAAAGTCGCAAAGTCGCTAACGCGGTTCAGCTGCTGATTTCAAAATTACCGAACAAAAAAAAAGCTGCCACTGAAACTCTATGGCGGGCTTGTGGAACATTCAAATCCATATCGCACATTTATCCTCAGCGAACTGGCCGAGCTCAAAATTGA